A region from the Gemmatimonadota bacterium genome encodes:
- the prfA gene encoding peptide chain release factor 1 yields the protein MSVPAVDPRLRSRLERAILRFEEVERALSDPDVLTEPDRLRTLGIERSELEMAVHEGRALLSLEGQLAGARELAHDSDDDEMRELAEAEVEGLEERIQGLQDRVRELLIPKDPLEDRAAVVEVRAGTGGDEAGLFAADLLRMYRRLAERQGWEVELLSLSEGIPGAIKEAIAVVRGRGAYGRLRFESGVHRVQRVPETESQGRIHTSAATVAVLPEAEEVDVQIDPQDLRIDVFRSSGPGGQSVNTTDSAVRITHIPTGLVVSCQDEKSQHKNKAKALKVLRSRLLDRVIAEQEAERARERRLQVGTGDRSAKIRTYNFPQNRVTDHRIGLTLYRLPEILDGDLGELVTALRLAQEEERLESEDA from the coding sequence ATGAGCGTCCCAGCGGTCGACCCGCGCCTGCGGTCACGCCTCGAACGCGCCATCCTGCGTTTCGAGGAGGTCGAGCGTGCGCTGTCCGATCCAGACGTCCTGACGGAGCCGGACCGGCTGCGCACTCTCGGGATCGAGCGCTCGGAGTTGGAGATGGCCGTCCACGAAGGACGGGCGCTGCTCTCGTTGGAGGGGCAGTTGGCCGGAGCGCGGGAGCTCGCCCACGATTCGGACGATGACGAGATGCGCGAGCTGGCCGAGGCCGAGGTGGAGGGGCTGGAGGAGCGCATCCAGGGACTGCAGGATCGCGTGCGCGAACTGCTCATCCCCAAGGACCCGCTGGAGGATCGTGCCGCCGTGGTCGAGGTCCGCGCGGGTACGGGAGGAGACGAAGCCGGTCTCTTCGCGGCCGATCTGCTGCGCATGTACCGTCGCTTGGCGGAGCGGCAGGGCTGGGAGGTGGAGCTGCTGTCCTTGAGTGAGGGCATCCCCGGCGCCATCAAGGAAGCGATCGCCGTGGTACGGGGAAGGGGAGCCTACGGTCGGCTGCGCTTCGAATCCGGCGTGCACCGCGTCCAGCGCGTGCCCGAGACGGAGAGCCAGGGGCGCATCCACACGTCCGCCGCCACCGTTGCGGTGCTGCCGGAGGCCGAGGAAGTCGATGTGCAGATCGATCCGCAGGATCTGCGCATCGATGTGTTCCGTTCCTCGGGGCCCGGGGGACAATCCGTCAACACCACCGACTCGGCCGTGCGCATCACCCATATCCCCACGGGCCTGGTCGTCTCCTGCCAGGACGAGAAGTCCCAGCACAAGAACAAAGCGAAGGCGCTCAAGGTCCTGCGCTCCCGGCTGCTGGATCGGGTGATCGCCGAGCAGGAGGCCGAGCGTGCGCGCGAGCGGCGCCTCCAGGTGGGCACCGGCGATCGCTCCGCCAAGATCCGCACCTACAACTTCCCGCAAAACCGTGTCACCGACCACCGGATCGGGCTGACGCTCTACCGACTCCCCGAGATCCTCGACGGAGACCTGGGAGAGCTCGTCACGGCGCTGCGTTTGGCACAGGAAGAGGAGCGGCTGGAGAGCGAAGACGCGTGA
- a CDS encoding YlbF family regulator yields MSALLNMARDLGGALARTDEYQALRRAIRSADEDADLTRLRDEMDALEARVAEALRGGQEPESELAEAYNETFGRLQTNSSYQRLVAAQSNFDKVLMRVNETITQGLEEGGESRIILPS; encoded by the coding sequence ATGTCGGCACTGTTGAACATGGCAAGGGATCTGGGAGGCGCACTGGCCCGGACCGACGAGTACCAGGCCCTGCGGCGGGCCATCCGGTCGGCCGACGAGGACGCCGACCTGACCCGACTGCGGGACGAGATGGACGCCTTGGAGGCTCGGGTCGCCGAGGCGCTGCGGGGGGGTCAGGAGCCCGAGTCCGAACTCGCCGAAGCGTACAATGAGACCTTCGGTCGCTTGCAGACCAACAGCAGCTACCAACGGTTGGTCGCCGCGCAATCGAATTTCGACAAGGTCCTGATGCGTGTGAACGAGACCATCACGCAGGGTCTCGAAGAGGGCGGCGAAAGCCGCATCATCTTGCCGTCGTGA
- the prmC gene encoding peptide chain release factor N(5)-glutamine methyltransferase, producing the protein MSTRPAPVEPPVEGAAWTLLHLLRWSTQYLEQKGLERPRLDVELLLAHALGVGRLDLYLQFDRPLERAELDAFRPLLLRRGRREPLQYVVGSAAFRELELLVDPRVLIPRPETEGLVGHVLDWAAARGAGITGVLEIATGSGAIALSLRREGSFGRIVASDLSGDALEVARANAARLGLTDVEWRQGDGLSVIESGERFDVLVANPPYVAWSERPALAPEVADYEPAQALFADEEGLALVNVLIRDGGRVVAPGGLLALEIGAGQGAQVADLARDVGSWEEVRVAEDLSGKDRYLLAARRSV; encoded by the coding sequence GTGAGCACGCGTCCAGCGCCGGTCGAGCCCCCCGTGGAGGGGGCGGCCTGGACGCTCCTGCACCTGCTGCGCTGGAGCACCCAGTACCTCGAGCAGAAGGGTCTGGAGCGACCTCGGCTCGATGTGGAGCTCCTCCTGGCCCACGCACTGGGCGTCGGGCGCCTCGACCTCTACCTCCAGTTCGATCGTCCGCTGGAGCGGGCCGAGCTCGACGCCTTTCGCCCGCTCCTCCTGCGCAGGGGGCGGCGGGAACCCCTGCAGTATGTCGTGGGATCGGCAGCCTTCCGGGAGCTCGAGCTGCTCGTCGACCCCAGGGTGCTGATTCCGAGGCCCGAGACCGAGGGGCTGGTGGGTCACGTGCTCGATTGGGCCGCTGCGCGGGGTGCTGGGATCACCGGCGTGCTGGAGATCGCGACCGGGTCGGGCGCCATTGCGCTGTCGTTGCGACGCGAGGGCAGCTTCGGTCGCATCGTCGCCTCTGACCTCTCGGGCGACGCGCTGGAGGTGGCCCGCGCCAACGCCGCCCGCCTGGGCCTCACGGATGTCGAGTGGCGCCAGGGTGACGGCTTGTCCGTCATCGAGTCGGGCGAGCGCTTCGACGTCCTGGTGGCCAACCCTCCCTACGTGGCCTGGTCCGAGCGGCCCGCTCTCGCCCCCGAGGTGGCCGACTACGAGCCCGCCCAGGCACTCTTCGCCGACGAGGAGGGCCTGGCCCTCGTCAACGTGCTGATTCGCGACGGGGGTCGGGTGGTGGCCCCGGGCGGGTTGCTGGCGCTCGAGATCGGCGCCGGGCAGGGGGCCCAGGTGGCGGACCTCGCCCGGGACGTGGGAAGCTGGGAGGAAGTTCGCGTCGCCGAGGACTTGAGCGGCAAGGATCGTTATCTTCTCGCCGCCAGGCGGTCCGTCTAG
- a CDS encoding outer membrane lipoprotein carrier protein LolA has translation MSRDPRWLRRAQSARATMALALVCIPAALGAQADSEALSILEKASVRYERLTGLCADFRQTLEVPLLRQTTSAAGEVCQLDPNFFQMRFTDPEGDRIVADGTWLWMYLPSAQPGQVIRMQMAEGSQSIDFHREFLEDPGVKYAPTLVGAETVGGVATRHLRLQPLQANTGYSLVDVWLDAAASWIRRIRIEQENGSVRTLDLDRIRLDPALSPADFAFDPPPGATVVIR, from the coding sequence GTGTCACGCGACCCACGCTGGCTTCGACGCGCGCAGAGCGCACGGGCGACCATGGCCCTGGCGCTCGTGTGCATACCCGCCGCTCTGGGGGCCCAGGCCGACTCGGAGGCGCTGTCGATCCTGGAGAAGGCGTCGGTGCGCTATGAGCGACTGACGGGGCTGTGTGCCGATTTCCGGCAGACGCTGGAGGTCCCTCTGCTGCGCCAAACCACCTCTGCTGCAGGGGAGGTGTGCCAACTGGATCCCAACTTCTTCCAGATGCGGTTCACCGATCCCGAGGGCGACCGCATCGTGGCCGATGGCACCTGGCTGTGGATGTACCTGCCCAGCGCCCAACCGGGCCAGGTGATTCGCATGCAGATGGCCGAGGGATCGCAGTCGATCGACTTCCACCGTGAGTTCCTCGAGGACCCCGGCGTGAAGTATGCACCCACGCTCGTCGGCGCCGAGACCGTGGGAGGGGTGGCGACGCGTCATCTGCGTCTGCAGCCGCTACAGGCCAACACCGGCTATTCGCTGGTGGACGTCTGGCTCGACGCGGCGGCCAGTTGGATCCGGCGCATCCGTATCGAGCAGGAGAACGGTTCGGTGCGCACGCTCGACCTCGACCGGATCCGGCTCGATCCGGCCCTGTCTCCTGCCGACTTCGCCTTCGATCCTCCGCCAGGCGCGACGGTGGTGATCCGTTGA
- the lnt gene encoding apolipoprotein N-acyltransferase, whose protein sequence is MRPLGSAAGRTRRGGDGGGRLALTSGALLALSFPPVPFSPAPFLVLLPLAFALEGLPDRRGATVRAAGWGALAFGAGWGVLLLWTGAALSHRPWLGALAYLALVTCFAVVGALVTAAAHRMRARVGMPSALALPLAWVAGDWVRGHLGPWAFPWLPLPVALTAHPGLLALTPWVGTTGVTLWMLLPQGAWAGLLASRASRARWVAAAVASAVWFAAVLLPGRHPLPAQGTTLSLAILQLDLPAHAPVRERADSALARASRWEPTERYDLVLLPEGSLPVDVARSPTVVAPLQELARRAGAPVLVGGLGRAADGADARPTNSVFRIDADGLSAWRYDKRRLVPIIERASFLQPGRGYAAGREPGLTEVGGVRVGVLICYESIFPELTRALAREGADLIVNLTNDAWYREPGPGALGLEQHPAHLVLRALETGRPVVRVANTGPSFAADANGRVGSITALRVQDVLSLRIAVAPSSWTRSTRWGDVPGLLATLAVLLLLVLSGRSRAVESAPRFH, encoded by the coding sequence GTGAGGCCCTTGGGCAGCGCGGCTGGACGGACGCGCCGTGGCGGCGATGGGGGCGGACGACTCGCGCTCACCAGCGGAGCGCTGCTTGCGCTGTCGTTTCCCCCGGTTCCCTTTTCGCCGGCCCCGTTCCTTGTGCTGCTTCCGTTGGCGTTCGCGCTCGAGGGACTGCCGGACCGCCGCGGGGCTACCGTGCGGGCGGCGGGCTGGGGGGCCCTCGCGTTCGGGGCAGGCTGGGGGGTGCTCCTGTTGTGGACCGGGGCAGCGCTCTCCCACCGCCCCTGGTTGGGGGCGCTCGCCTATCTGGCGCTGGTCACGTGCTTCGCCGTGGTCGGAGCCCTCGTGACGGCGGCGGCCCACCGGATGCGCGCCCGTGTCGGTATGCCCTCCGCGTTGGCCCTGCCTCTCGCCTGGGTGGCGGGCGATTGGGTGCGCGGGCACCTGGGGCCGTGGGCGTTCCCCTGGCTACCTCTGCCGGTCGCGCTCACCGCTCACCCGGGCCTGCTGGCCCTGACGCCCTGGGTGGGAACGACGGGGGTGACGCTGTGGATGCTGCTCCCCCAGGGTGCCTGGGCCGGCCTCCTGGCCTCCCGGGCCTCGCGGGCCCGATGGGTAGCGGCGGCGGTCGCGAGTGCGGTCTGGTTCGCAGCGGTCCTACTGCCTGGCCGGCACCCGCTCCCCGCGCAGGGGACGACGCTCTCGCTGGCCATCCTCCAACTGGATCTGCCCGCGCACGCGCCAGTGCGGGAGCGGGCGGACAGTGCCCTGGCCCGGGCGTCCCGCTGGGAACCCACGGAGCGCTACGATCTCGTCCTGCTCCCCGAAGGGAGCCTGCCCGTGGACGTGGCGAGGAGTCCCACCGTCGTGGCACCCCTGCAGGAGCTGGCGCGGCGCGCGGGCGCGCCGGTGCTGGTGGGGGGGCTGGGCCGTGCCGCAGACGGTGCCGACGCACGTCCGACCAACAGTGTCTTTCGCATCGACGCAGACGGGTTGTCGGCCTGGCGCTACGACAAGCGCCGTCTGGTGCCGATCATCGAGCGTGCGTCCTTCCTGCAGCCGGGACGGGGGTACGCCGCCGGCCGTGAGCCGGGCCTCACCGAGGTCGGGGGTGTGCGCGTCGGGGTCCTGATCTGCTACGAGTCGATCTTTCCCGAGCTGACGCGTGCATTGGCGCGGGAAGGCGCCGACCTCATCGTCAACCTCACGAACGACGCGTGGTACCGCGAGCCCGGTCCGGGGGCGCTGGGGCTGGAGCAGCACCCGGCGCACCTGGTCCTGCGTGCCTTGGAAACGGGTCGGCCCGTGGTGCGGGTCGCCAATACCGGCCCCAGCTTCGCCGCGGACGCGAACGGGCGCGTCGGTTCGATCACGGCGCTCCGCGTCCAGGATGTGCTGTCCCTGCGCATCGCGGTGGCGCCGTCGAGCTGGACCAGGAGTACCCGCTGGGGAGATGTGCCGGGGCTGCTGGCCACCCTCGCCGTGCTCCTGCTCCTCGTCCTGTCCGGGCGCAGCCGCGCGGTTGAGTCGGCCCCCCGCTTCCACTAA
- a CDS encoding Gfo/Idh/MocA family oxidoreductase: MSQAGIRIGILGTGAVSQVAHLPLLAGRDDVEVVAVSDTDSLKAREVASRFEIGQVLDDADLIGDDGIDAVVVATPNHVHEAQALAALNAGKHVLVERPIALTAAGAQRLIDAAKANDRALMVGLSHRYRPDVTALRSFVAGGELGPVYSVSGSVLNRKVALARTPWRQRRAEAGGGALMDLGVQLLDLCLWLVGYPEVARVTAVTLTGDYEVEDAAVLLAESDSGIAISLEASWSLFADSDQYHARVLGREGSGWLPPLTMHRQLGGRPLDVTPRQSTKENLYLAGYRRLLDRFAGMVIGERALERSEEQVRLMRVIEAAYRSAREQREIREIEPA; the protein is encoded by the coding sequence ATGAGCCAGGCGGGGATTCGCATCGGAATCCTCGGGACCGGAGCCGTGAGCCAGGTCGCACACCTGCCTCTGCTCGCGGGTCGGGACGATGTCGAGGTCGTAGCCGTTTCGGACACGGACTCACTGAAGGCGAGGGAAGTGGCCTCCCGCTTCGAGATCGGACAGGTCCTCGACGACGCCGACCTGATCGGGGACGACGGCATTGACGCCGTGGTGGTGGCCACGCCCAACCACGTGCACGAAGCCCAGGCCTTGGCCGCCCTGAACGCCGGCAAGCACGTGTTGGTCGAGCGACCCATCGCGCTCACGGCCGCCGGGGCGCAGCGCCTGATCGACGCCGCCAAGGCCAACGACCGTGCCCTGATGGTGGGCCTGTCCCACCGCTACCGGCCCGATGTCACGGCGCTGCGATCCTTTGTGGCCGGGGGAGAGCTCGGGCCCGTGTACTCGGTCTCCGGCAGCGTTCTCAACCGCAAGGTGGCGCTGGCGCGCACGCCCTGGCGGCAGCGGCGCGCGGAGGCGGGCGGGGGAGCGCTGATGGACCTCGGCGTGCAACTCCTCGACCTGTGCCTCTGGCTGGTGGGGTACCCGGAGGTGGCTCGTGTCACTGCGGTGACGCTCACGGGTGACTACGAGGTCGAAGACGCCGCCGTGTTGCTCGCCGAATCGGACTCCGGCATCGCCATCTCGCTGGAGGCGAGCTGGAGCCTGTTCGCCGACTCCGACCAATACCACGCCCGGGTGCTCGGTCGCGAGGGTTCGGGCTGGCTTCCCCCCCTGACCATGCATCGTCAGCTGGGTGGGCGTCCCCTCGATGTCACGCCGAGACAGTCGACCAAGGAGAACCTCTACCTCGCAGGGTACCGGCGCCTCCTGGATCGCTTCGCGGGTATGGTGATCGGTGAGCGTGCGCTCGAACGCTCCGAGGAACAGGTGCGCCTCATGCGAGTGATCGAGGCCGCCTATCGCTCGGCCCGGGAGCAGCGGGAGATCCGGGAGATCGAACCGGCGTAG
- a CDS encoding CDP-alcohol phosphatidyltransferase family protein: MSAQREKGLKALRLPVYRIIEPATRWLVRNRVHPNAISTLGFVSTVVAGYLYHTDHVRTAGFFVLLGGLFDIFDGRVARESGLASKFGSFYDSTMDRISEVVVFVGLLSLYNTVRTELADVWMIYMIVLALAGSMMVSYTRSRAEALGLDCSVGFMQRAERVVLLGLGSILFGLMWNGAVISGIIVLMAITTNITAIQRMVWVYRHAAGVPLEAPTPPQAASAGTSNPPV; encoded by the coding sequence GTGAGCGCCCAGCGCGAAAAGGGCCTGAAGGCGCTGCGCCTTCCGGTCTATCGTATCATCGAGCCGGCGACGCGCTGGTTGGTGCGGAATCGAGTACACCCCAACGCCATCTCCACGCTGGGATTCGTCTCCACGGTGGTGGCGGGCTACCTCTACCACACCGACCACGTGCGGACGGCCGGCTTCTTCGTGCTGCTGGGAGGCCTGTTCGACATCTTCGACGGCCGCGTGGCTCGGGAGAGCGGCCTGGCCTCGAAGTTCGGGTCGTTCTACGACTCCACCATGGACCGCATCAGCGAGGTGGTCGTCTTCGTCGGGCTGCTCTCGCTGTACAACACCGTTCGCACCGAGCTCGCCGACGTCTGGATGATCTATATGATCGTGCTGGCTCTGGCGGGCTCCATGATGGTGAGCTACACCCGTTCCCGTGCGGAGGCACTCGGCCTCGACTGTAGCGTCGGGTTCATGCAGAGGGCCGAGCGGGTGGTGCTTCTGGGTCTGGGCTCGATCTTGTTCGGGCTGATGTGGAACGGGGCTGTCATCAGCGGCATCATCGTGCTGATGGCCATTACGACGAACATCACCGCGATCCAACGCATGGTCTGGGTCTACCGGCACGCGGCCGGGGTCCCGCTGGAAGCACCGACACCGCCCCAGGCGGCGTCGGCTGGCACGTCCAATCCTCCGGTCTGA
- a CDS encoding DNA translocase FtsK: MSRKRSRKGASRKRSEATEGWLDAEQRSEILAYALIALAVLVGLSLFPVSWLGERGGEWFPSGNVVGVVGRWVFVALDGAFGVSAALVTLALGALGLERGGWLARHRAVRTAALSAGLLLLIPVAWQVIAPAGTGGGAWGAWASQPLMTAFGWVGALILCGVAFLALVVATLRVSPVRPIGRALVQGGGVIGRTAVRARESLRVAPGPGERPARGGRRPLDPDLATHDETDPDDVVVTEPEEEEEELEDEDFDDEEEWEEDEEEEEEEEEEEEEEVDDEELEAAPPVRDGAPGRRGGKEPIPAVQAPHEEDLEGPQVLPPLDLLFAPPDEERQGMEEELEHLGEVLVEKLKSFNVECTLGGRTTGPVVTQFEVVPAPGVKVNRIANLDADLALAMKAKSIRIVAPIPGKGAVGVEIPNPEPLAVPLRDVLEARAFQAGRGSLPLGLGRDLNGQPYVADLAKMPHVLIAGATGSGKSVCLNTIITSLVYRHTPETLRLLMIDPKMVELSTYSDLPHLRHSVVTDPKDAAAVLKWAVLEMERRYMLLSLNGVRSIAEFNKRVRSGVVLRRAEPDGQEGDPDRWIYQDGVMPFIVVVVDELADLMMSVQSEVEKPLTQLAQKARAIGIHLIVATQRPSVNVITGLIKANFPTRIAFRVASKTDSRTILDQNGADALLGNGDMLFLPPGQSEPVRMQGAFISTEETDALMQWYRELREEKRARQLEAQAEPDDGGTEEDILEVVRSREAEDTDQLDLDTGAAAAFDELFRAAAEVCIQHKQGSTSLLQRKLRIGYGRAARIVDQLHEAGVLGPPDGSKPRDVLIGHDGLELLLSGLDGG; encoded by the coding sequence GTGAGCCGAAAGCGTTCTCGCAAAGGAGCCTCCCGCAAGCGCTCGGAGGCCACCGAGGGGTGGCTGGACGCCGAGCAGCGTAGCGAGATCCTCGCCTACGCGCTGATCGCGCTGGCCGTGCTGGTGGGTCTTTCGCTGTTCCCGGTTTCGTGGCTGGGAGAGCGGGGCGGAGAGTGGTTTCCGTCGGGGAACGTGGTCGGTGTGGTGGGTCGGTGGGTGTTCGTCGCGCTCGACGGTGCATTCGGCGTTTCCGCTGCGCTGGTGACCCTGGCCCTGGGGGCGCTGGGTCTGGAGCGGGGGGGCTGGTTGGCCCGCCACCGCGCCGTGCGGACGGCCGCCCTCTCTGCCGGTCTCCTGCTCCTGATTCCGGTGGCCTGGCAGGTGATCGCGCCCGCCGGGACGGGGGGGGGCGCCTGGGGCGCCTGGGCCTCGCAGCCGCTCATGACCGCCTTCGGCTGGGTCGGTGCGCTCATCCTCTGCGGCGTCGCGTTCCTCGCCCTGGTGGTGGCCACCCTGCGGGTAAGTCCGGTCCGCCCCATCGGGCGTGCCCTGGTGCAGGGAGGCGGCGTGATCGGGCGCACCGCCGTTCGCGCACGCGAGTCTCTGCGCGTGGCCCCGGGACCGGGCGAGCGGCCGGCCCGCGGCGGACGCCGGCCCCTAGATCCGGACCTGGCCACGCATGACGAGACGGATCCGGACGACGTGGTGGTGACCGAGCCCGAAGAGGAGGAAGAGGAGCTCGAGGACGAGGATTTCGACGACGAGGAGGAGTGGGAGGAGGACGAAGAGGAAGAGGAAGAGGAAGAAGAGGAAGAAGAGGAAGAAGTCGACGACGAAGAACTCGAGGCAGCGCCCCCCGTTCGAGACGGGGCTCCGGGTCGGCGCGGCGGGAAGGAGCCGATCCCGGCCGTGCAGGCGCCGCACGAGGAGGACCTGGAGGGTCCGCAGGTTCTGCCGCCCCTCGACCTGCTGTTCGCGCCTCCCGACGAAGAGCGCCAGGGGATGGAAGAGGAGCTCGAGCACCTCGGCGAAGTCCTGGTCGAGAAGCTCAAGAGCTTCAACGTGGAGTGCACGCTCGGCGGGCGCACCACCGGACCGGTCGTTACCCAGTTCGAGGTGGTGCCGGCGCCGGGGGTGAAGGTGAACCGCATCGCCAACCTCGACGCCGACCTGGCCCTGGCCATGAAGGCCAAGAGCATCCGCATCGTCGCCCCCATCCCCGGGAAGGGCGCCGTCGGGGTCGAGATCCCCAATCCCGAGCCGCTGGCCGTGCCCCTGCGCGACGTGCTCGAAGCGCGTGCCTTCCAGGCGGGGCGGGGGAGTCTCCCCTTGGGGTTGGGGCGCGACCTCAACGGCCAACCGTACGTGGCCGACCTGGCCAAGATGCCCCACGTGTTGATCGCCGGCGCCACGGGCTCGGGAAAGTCGGTGTGCTTGAATACCATCATCACCAGCCTGGTCTACCGGCACACACCGGAGACACTGCGACTGTTGATGATCGATCCGAAGATGGTGGAGCTCTCCACGTACTCGGATCTGCCGCACTTGCGGCACTCGGTGGTGACGGATCCCAAGGACGCCGCGGCCGTGCTCAAGTGGGCGGTGCTGGAGATGGAGCGCCGCTACATGCTGCTGTCGTTGAACGGCGTCCGATCCATCGCCGAGTTCAACAAGCGGGTACGGTCCGGTGTGGTGCTGCGCCGCGCGGAGCCCGACGGACAAGAAGGAGATCCGGATCGTTGGATCTATCAGGACGGTGTGATGCCGTTCATCGTGGTCGTGGTCGACGAGCTGGCCGACCTGATGATGAGCGTGCAGAGCGAGGTGGAGAAGCCGCTGACACAGCTTGCGCAGAAAGCCCGTGCCATCGGCATCCACCTCATCGTCGCCACCCAGCGCCCGAGCGTGAACGTCATCACGGGCCTGATCAAGGCGAACTTCCCGACGCGCATCGCCTTCCGGGTGGCGTCCAAGACCGACTCGCGCACGATCCTGGATCAGAACGGCGCCGATGCGCTGCTGGGCAACGGCGACATGCTGTTCCTGCCCCCCGGCCAGAGCGAGCCGGTCCGCATGCAGGGAGCCTTCATCTCCACGGAAGAGACGGACGCCCTCATGCAGTGGTACCGGGAGCTGCGCGAGGAGAAGCGGGCCCGCCAGCTCGAAGCGCAGGCGGAGCCGGATGACGGCGGCACGGAAGAGGACATCCTGGAAGTGGTTCGCTCCCGCGAGGCCGAGGACACGGACCAACTCGATCTCGACACCGGTGCGGCGGCTGCCTTCGACGAGCTTTTCCGTGCGGCGGCCGAGGTATGCATCCAGCACAAGCAGGGCTCGACGTCCCTGCTGCAGCGAAAGCTCCGCATCGGCTACGGACGGGCCGCTCGGATCGTGGACCAACTCCACGAGGCGGGGGTGCTCGGTCCTCCGGATGGATCCAAGCCTCGGGACGTGCTGATCGGGCACGATGGATTGGAGCTGCTGCTGAGCGGGTTGGACGGGGGTTGA
- the rimO gene encoding 30S ribosomal protein S12 methylthiotransferase RimO, whose product MSAEPSARARPGRSRALPVFPLEPLAGASAAPTLGQAHAGSARGTRVGLVTLGCDKNTVDSERLLATLVGMGASVATDPADADVVLVNTCGFIDAAKQESIETLLEACQLKDGGRVRAVVAVGCLVQRYKSELEEALPEVDLFLGLTEMDRLVPELRERQLLDDAPVPLMERPLRVLTGATPYTTFLKISEGCDHTCAFCAIPDMRGLHRSAPLEGLVAEAALLGRQGVRELNIISQDTTWYGRDLRRRSETAPLLPDLLRALLSGSEIPWFRLFYMYPSGITRELVELLATEPRLLPYLDLPLQHGSDRILAAMRRPERQSTIRERVSWLRDAIPDLTLRTTVIVGFPGETDEDFQALLDLLEEVRFERVGAFTYSVEEGTPAAEFPDPVPDALQRERLEELLERQAAISLGCNLEQLGRERVALIDHATPDDRDYAFVARTAGQAIDVDGVTHLVRGPAGFDLTPGSFVRVEIVDADEHDLVGSVLSMETR is encoded by the coding sequence TTGAGTGCGGAGCCTTCCGCGCGCGCGCGACCGGGTCGTTCGCGCGCGCTCCCGGTGTTTCCGCTGGAGCCCCTGGCAGGAGCGTCCGCCGCTCCAACGCTGGGACAGGCGCATGCGGGCTCGGCGCGGGGCACCCGCGTCGGCCTGGTCACCCTGGGGTGCGACAAGAACACGGTCGACTCGGAACGTCTGCTGGCCACGCTGGTCGGCATGGGCGCATCCGTGGCCACGGATCCGGCGGATGCGGACGTGGTCCTCGTCAACACCTGCGGCTTCATCGACGCAGCGAAGCAGGAGTCGATCGAGACGCTGCTGGAGGCCTGCCAGCTGAAGGACGGTGGGCGGGTCCGGGCGGTGGTGGCGGTGGGATGCCTGGTCCAACGCTACAAGTCGGAGTTGGAGGAGGCGCTTCCGGAGGTGGACCTGTTCCTCGGACTCACCGAGATGGACCGGCTGGTCCCGGAGCTTCGGGAACGTCAGCTCCTGGACGACGCGCCGGTCCCCCTGATGGAGCGACCGCTGCGCGTGCTGACCGGGGCCACGCCCTACACCACGTTCCTGAAGATCTCTGAAGGGTGTGACCATACCTGCGCCTTTTGTGCGATTCCCGACATGCGGGGGCTGCATCGCTCTGCGCCGCTGGAGGGCCTGGTGGCGGAGGCAGCTCTGCTGGGTCGCCAGGGCGTGCGGGAGCTGAACATCATCTCCCAGGACACGACCTGGTACGGGCGGGATCTGCGGAGACGGTCAGAGACAGCGCCCTTGCTACCGGACTTGCTGCGCGCGTTGCTGTCCGGAAGCGAGATCCCGTGGTTCAGGCTCTTCTACATGTATCCCTCGGGGATCACCCGGGAGCTCGTGGAGTTGCTGGCCACGGAGCCCCGCCTGCTCCCCTATCTCGATCTACCGCTGCAGCACGGGAGCGACCGGATCCTGGCGGCCATGCGGCGCCCCGAACGGCAGAGCACCATCCGTGAGCGGGTGTCCTGGCTGCGGGACGCCATCCCGGATCTCACGCTGCGCACCACGGTCATCGTGGGCTTCCCCGGAGAGACCGACGAGGATTTCCAGGCGCTCCTGGACCTTCTGGAGGAGGTGCGTTTCGAGCGGGTGGGGGCGTTCACGTACTCGGTCGAGGAGGGGACGCCCGCCGCGGAGTTCCCCGATCCGGTTCCGGACGCCCTCCAGCGGGAGCGGCTCGAAGAATTGTTGGAGCGACAGGCGGCCATCTCCTTGGGGTGCAATCTCGAACAGCTCGGGCGCGAGCGGGTGGCCCTGATCGATCACGCCACTCCGGACGATCGCGACTACGCCTTCGTGGCGCGGACAGCGGGACAGGCGATCGATGTTGACGGCGTCACGCACCTGGTGCGCGGACCTGCAGGATTCGATCTCACGCCCGGGTCGTTCGTGCGCGTGGAGATCGTGGATGCCGACGAGCATGATCTGGTGGGTAGTGTTCTGAGCATGGAAACCCGATGA